The window CGACATGGTAAAGAAAGGTGACTGGAATGAATTTACAGTTACACTTCCTCTTACTACAGATGTTAGTTTAACTCAGCATCAGTTTGGTATTCAGGTTGAAACATCTGCAGAAGGCAACTTTACAATGTATGTAGATTCAATTGACTGGTAATATAAGCATCTTAAAAAGCTCTGAAGCGCTTAAATCGCTTCAGAGCTTTTTTGCATGAATAGCTTTATTCACAAAAGAGCTTTACCCCCATATTATATATATGGGGTGAGTTTATGACCAAAAAGGAAATACTTGATGAAGTTATCGAAATTCTTATAAAAAGAGCCTTGGAAGAAAAAACAATAGATTCAAGGGGTGAAAAAGAAAATGGAGTATATTCCTCCTCTGGTTACGGCAAATAGATTTGAACAGTATAATGATATCAAAAATTCCATAGGGGAAGTCGGCTTGGAAGTAGGAGGATACATACGAATATCAACTAAAAAAGACAGTCAAATAACTTCAATAGAAAATCAAAAAAAATATATATTAGAATGGGCAAGTGTTAATGGCTATAAAATAATAGATTTTTACATAGACATGAAAACCGGTGCGTACAGTTATCAGAGGCAGGAAATGGTAAAGATGAAAAACGATATTTCCTCCGGGAAAATAAAAGGAATTGTTTCAAAGGAAATATCCCGAACCTCACGTGACATACTTGACATAATTGAACTTAAAAGGAGCCTTGCAAATCAAGGAGCTTTTTTTATTTCAATAAAGGAAGGTTATGACAGCAGGACTGACGATGATGAGTTTCTTTTGATAATACATGCGGGACTTGCGCAAAAGGAGAGAAAAGTAACCGGTTCAAGAGTTAAAATAACACAGATGATAAAAGCACGAGAAGGTAAAACCAATGTACCGATACCGGCTTTTGGGTACAAGCTGTCTTCTGACGGACAGCATATTATTATTAATCCTTCAACAGCAGAGGTATACAAAATAATAGTTGATAAATTTCTTGAAGGCTGGGGCAGGCTTAAAATATGCAAATATCTTAGCTCAAAAGGAATAAGGACAAACAGAGGAAATGCCAGTTGGAGTACCAATTCCATATATGCAATTCTGACAAACCCCGTATACCTTGGTATAACCATGTATAACGTAACTCTGACAGTGCGGGACGATACAGGAAAGGCAAAAAGAATGGTAAGACCGCGTGAACAATGGATTGTACGGGAGAATACTCATCAGCCCCTTATTACAAAAGAAAAATTTGATAGAATTCAACGAATAATTCAAGATAAAAAACAAAAAGACCAAAAGGAATGGAGCTGTACCAAGAAGTACCTTTTATCAGGGCTTGTTTACTGCGGTTCCTGCGGCAGTAAATTATACGGGGGAAAATTTCCTAAAAAGGAGGCAAAGTTGAAAAACAAGTCAGAAAGAACGCCGGAGGACTACTATTATTATTACTTTGATAGAAAGACATCAGGGCTATGTGGTAACAGTAAAGCAAATTACCACATGGATATTCTTGAAAAAAAGGTAATTGAAAAGGTAAAGGAAATTCTTTTGTCCTATGACAAATTGGATGAAAGAATTAATAAGAAACAGTTCCTTTACGAAAAAGGGTTTACAAGAGAAAAAATTGAGCATCAGCGACTTCAAGACAAGCTTGAAGCAGTTGCAAATGCAATAAGAAGACAACAGGCGGCATACGAGGAAGAAGTAATTACAATAGATGAATACAAAACACGGTTGGAGGAGCTTCGGCGTGAAAAGCTTTCACTGGAGGGCAGAATTGAAAAAATAAACACCATACCTGTAAAATCAAGTTCCTTAGAGCTGATAAACAAGGTAAAGGCTATTATATTCAATTTACATAATGCGGATTCGGATTTTCAATATGAAATAATTAGAAAATTAATAAACAAGATATATATATATGATAATTGCTTTCTTGAATTTGAATATACTTTTAATGAATCAAATTAATTAAAAAAACATAAAATCCGGCCCGCCGAGTTGTGTTATTATAACTTTTGCAAGAGCTGCATTTGGTCTGGCTATTTTAACAGGATATTGCAATTTCTTTTCATAAATCCACATGTATATTAAACCTCCCGTCCTATTTCCCATGGCCATGGATTCTCAATCCATCTCCATGTTGATAAATCGTTATCCATGTGAGTGGCAGTCAGAGGGCCAAACCTCTTTGTAAATTCAGACTCCAGCTTATTCTTCATTTCACGGTACTGTTTAAAGTATGCCAGTGCTGTTTTATCGGTGGGATGGGTATTGAGAAACAAACCTACTTCGACACAGGCAAATTCATAAGCCTGAACCTTCCAAAGCAGTGCTTCACGTTCATTCATAGGCTTTGATTTGCTGGTCATGCCCATGTTTCCCATACCGCCGCAATCATTCATGCCACCCATATTGTTCATGCCACCCATATTGTTCATGCCACCCATATTGTTCATGCCACCCATATGGTCCATACCACCCATATGGTCCATACCACCCATATGGTCCATACCACCCATATTGTCTTTACCTGCCATATTACCCATACCGCCAACACCGGTGTTAGTATTCATTCCTGTTTCCCCCTCCCAAGAAAGGCTTATCCAAAGCCGGGAAAAGAGTACCTCTGTCTAATCCTTCATTTACATCATAAGGCCTTTCCCATACCTGATCAGGCACATAGGCCATAGCGATAGCTATCTTAGCAGGATTAAAGGGTTTTATAGGACTTTTGTCTCTTTCCTGATAACCGTATTCAT of the Ruminiclostridium papyrosolvens DSM 2782 genome contains:
- a CDS encoding recombinase family protein, which translates into the protein MEYIPPLVTANRFEQYNDIKNSIGEVGLEVGGYIRISTKKDSQITSIENQKKYILEWASVNGYKIIDFYIDMKTGAYSYQRQEMVKMKNDISSGKIKGIVSKEISRTSRDILDIIELKRSLANQGAFFISIKEGYDSRTDDDEFLLIIHAGLAQKERKVTGSRVKITQMIKAREGKTNVPIPAFGYKLSSDGQHIIINPSTAEVYKIIVDKFLEGWGRLKICKYLSSKGIRTNRGNASWSTNSIYAILTNPVYLGITMYNVTLTVRDDTGKAKRMVRPREQWIVRENTHQPLITKEKFDRIQRIIQDKKQKDQKEWSCTKKYLLSGLVYCGSCGSKLYGGKFPKKEAKLKNKSERTPEDYYYYYFDRKTSGLCGNSKANYHMDILEKKVIEKVKEILLSYDKLDERINKKQFLYEKGFTREKIEHQRLQDKLEAVANAIRRQQAAYEEEVITIDEYKTRLEELRREKLSLEGRIEKINTIPVKSSSLELINKVKAIIFNLHNADSDFQYEIIRKLINKIYIYDNCFLEFEYTFNESN
- a CDS encoding spore coat protein CotJB, which produces MNTNTGVGGMGNMAGKDNMGGMDHMGGMDHMGGMDHMGGMNNMGGMNNMGGMNNMGGMNDCGGMGNMGMTSKSKPMNEREALLWKVQAYEFACVEVGLFLNTHPTDKTALAYFKQYREMKNKLESEFTKRFGPLTATHMDNDLSTWRWIENPWPWEIGREV
- a CDS encoding spore coat associated protein CotJA, translating into MGDLVNEYGYQERDKSPIKPFNPAKIAIAMAYVPDQVWERPYDVNEGLDRGTLFPALDKPFLGGGNRNEY